A stretch of the Notamacropus eugenii isolate mMacEug1 chromosome 2, mMacEug1.pri_v2, whole genome shotgun sequence genome encodes the following:
- the LOC140529170 gene encoding histone H3.3A-like, translated as MARTKQTARKSTGGKAPRKQLATKAARKSAPSTGGVKKPHRYRPGTVALREIRRYQKSTELLIRKLPFQRLVREIAQDFKTDLRFQSAAIGALQEASEAYLVGLFEDTNLCAIHAKRVTIMPKDIQLARRIRGQRA; from the coding sequence ATGGCCCGTACCAAGCAGACCGCTCGTAAGTCCACCGGTGGGAAAGCTCCACGCAAACAGCTGGCCACCAAGGCTGCCCGGAAAAGCGCTCCCTCTACTGGCGGAGTCAAGAAGCCTCACCGCTACCGGCCTGGTACTGTGGCTCTTCGGGAGATTCGCCGTTACCAGAAGTCCACAGAGCTTTTGATCAGGAAACTTCCTTTCCAGCGGTTGGTGAGGGAGATTGCTCAGGACTTCAAAACAGACTTGAGGTTCCAGAGTGCAGCTATTGGTGCCCTTCAGGAGGCTAGTGAAGCATATTTGGTGGGTCTCTTTGAAGATACCAACCTGTGTGCCATCCACGCCAAGAGAGTTACTATCATGCCCAAAGACATCCAATTGGCTCGCAGGATACGGGGACAAAGAGCTTAA